From Bacteroidota bacterium, one genomic window encodes:
- a CDS encoding enoyl-CoA hydratase/isomerase family protein codes for MKKINVYFKYDNSVAVIVLDHEKGNVLDHVMMEELQETLSSFYLKDELKFILFEGAGKHFCFGASVEEHKKEFASTMLHAFHQLFYSIRDLAIPCGAKISGQCLGGGLELALMCNFIFADKTAKLGQPEISLGVFPPPASILLPEKIGSARAEELLITGKTISGEEGKQIGLVNELYEDKATMDTEVDKWLEQHIVPKSASSLRYAVRAARVKLNHLFTNFLPQLEQLYVNRLMQTHDANEGINSFLEKRKPEWQNN; via the coding sequence ATGAAAAAAATAAATGTTTATTTCAAATATGATAATTCAGTAGCTGTAATTGTATTGGATCATGAAAAGGGAAATGTACTGGATCATGTAATGATGGAGGAATTACAGGAAACATTGAGTTCATTTTATTTAAAGGATGAATTAAAGTTCATTCTGTTTGAAGGAGCCGGAAAACATTTCTGCTTTGGTGCCAGTGTGGAAGAACACAAAAAGGAATTCGCTTCCACGATGCTACACGCTTTCCATCAGTTATTTTATTCCATCCGGGACCTGGCAATTCCATGTGGGGCAAAAATTTCAGGACAATGCCTTGGTGGTGGACTGGAACTTGCTTTGATGTGCAATTTTATTTTCGCTGACAAAACAGCAAAGCTGGGACAGCCTGAAATTTCACTGGGTGTTTTCCCTCCTCCTGCTTCAATTCTTTTGCCGGAAAAAATTGGGTCTGCGCGGGCGGAGGAATTGCTGATTACGGGAAAAACAATTTCCGGTGAAGAGGGCAAACAGATTGGTCTTGTGAACGAACTGTATGAAGATAAAGCCACGATGGATACGGAAGTTGATAAATGGCTGGAACAGCACATTGTTCCCAAAAGCGCGTCATCTCTTCGCTATGCGGTGCGTGCGGCAAGGGTGAAGTTGAATCACCTCTTTACAAATTTTCTTCCGCAACTCGAGCAATTGTATGTAAACCGCCTCATGCAAACGCATGACGCGAATGAAGGCATTAATTCTTTCCTGGAAAAAAGAAAACCGGAATGGCAAAATAATTAG
- a CDS encoding 2-dehydropantoate 2-reductase produces MTEQHIALGERVAVIGLGPVGLILAMHLKEAGCTVAVCDNDKVKVNMIRKEGIKLEGAIQKQAFIDTIYTDFHDIREFNPAIIFVCIKGYSTPAFVEQVMSMNLDSQLFVSAQNGIDVEQIFASGISESKTLRMVINFAGNLISPNVVKVTFFNPPNYIASLDDSKIETARQISSWFNSINLTTQALTSFEMLKQIWEKTILNSSLSALCGIGKLTIKEAMNMPDTVEIIEQVIEEAVEVAEAEKIKFEDEFIRKCLRYLKKAGDHFPSLAVDLINNRPTEIDFMNGKIVEYGRKHYIRTPINLAFTNMVKAMTIRSSSSFMKTLDPSIIGKKFIGAKKSKMENGVIIKGDKSGNGEYFLGVDLGSSYTKFIVIDSNSKIAFKLALKTINRDKIGVRHVLNAIRSEFEIKACCATGYGRKSFPDADFVKTEINCAAEGVSLYAKGEKNIIDIGGEDIKVIHCDSGNHVENFYLNDKCAAGTGSFITEISERAEINIGEMSLLAARSNNKNELNSFCTVFAKTEIMKWLIEGMSVEDISKGVYLSIANRVAKLRIKPGAPVYLIGGVVAFHPYLIDILEKKLSEKVETVEHSQFMTALGAAVYAKQNVAVLENENITEHKIL; encoded by the coding sequence ATGACAGAACAACATATTGCACTGGGAGAAAGAGTTGCCGTCATCGGTCTTGGACCGGTTGGATTGATTCTCGCCATGCACCTAAAAGAAGCGGGATGTACGGTAGCGGTTTGCGATAACGACAAGGTGAAAGTAAACATGATTCGCAAAGAAGGCATTAAACTGGAAGGGGCGATTCAAAAACAGGCATTTATCGATACTATTTATACAGATTTTCACGATATACGAGAGTTCAATCCTGCGATCATATTTGTTTGTATAAAAGGATATTCCACTCCTGCTTTTGTAGAACAGGTGATGAGTATGAATCTGGATTCACAATTGTTTGTAAGCGCTCAGAATGGAATTGATGTGGAACAGATTTTTGCTTCCGGAATCAGTGAAAGCAAAACCCTGCGCATGGTAATAAATTTTGCCGGCAATCTCATTTCCCCGAATGTTGTGAAGGTTACTTTCTTTAACCCTCCAAATTATATTGCTTCTCTCGACGATTCAAAAATTGAAACTGCCCGTCAGATCAGTTCCTGGTTTAACAGCATTAATCTTACAACACAGGCGCTGACATCTTTTGAAATGCTCAAGCAGATCTGGGAGAAAACAATTTTGAATTCCTCGCTCAGCGCGCTCTGTGGAATCGGAAAACTGACCATCAAGGAAGCGATGAATATGCCGGATACCGTTGAGATCATAGAACAGGTGATCGAAGAAGCCGTAGAGGTAGCGGAGGCTGAAAAGATAAAGTTCGAAGATGAATTCATCAGAAAATGTCTTCGATACCTCAAAAAAGCCGGTGATCACTTTCCTTCCCTTGCTGTTGACCTCATCAACAACCGTCCTACGGAAATCGATTTTATGAATGGTAAAATTGTGGAATATGGAAGAAAACATTACATCCGTACTCCGATCAATCTGGCTTTCACCAATATGGTTAAAGCGATGACCATTCGCAGTTCCAGTTCCTTTATGAAGACACTGGATCCTTCAATAATCGGAAAAAAATTTATTGGAGCGAAGAAGTCAAAAATGGAAAATGGTGTCATCATCAAAGGAGATAAATCCGGAAACGGAGAGTATTTCCTGGGTGTTGATTTGGGTTCTTCTTACACCAAGTTCATTGTTATAGACAGTAATTCTAAAATCGCGTTTAAGCTGGCACTAAAAACAATAAACCGGGATAAAATCGGCGTGCGACATGTACTGAACGCGATTCGCTCGGAATTTGAAATCAAAGCATGCTGCGCTACCGGATATGGAAGGAAAAGTTTCCCTGACGCGGATTTTGTGAAAACAGAAATTAATTGCGCCGCTGAAGGCGTTTCCCTCTATGCGAAAGGAGAAAAAAACATCATTGACATAGGAGGAGAGGATATTAAAGTTATTCACTGCGATTCAGGAAACCATGTAGAGAATTTTTATTTGAATGATAAATGCGCGGCTGGTACAGGGTCATTCATCACGGAGATTTCCGAACGTGCGGAAATTAATATCGGTGAAATGAGCCTGCTTGCTGCACGCAGTAATAATAAAAATGAACTGAATAGTTTCTGTACTGTTTTCGCTAAAACGGAAATTATGAAATGGCTGATCGAAGGAATGAGCGTGGAGGACATTTCCAAAGGTGTTTATCTCTCGATTGCCAATCGTGTAGCAAAACTTCGCATCAAGCCGGGTGCCCCTGTTTACCTCATAGGCGGTGTTGTTGCTTTCCATCCTTACCTCATCGATATCCTGGAAAAGAAACTCAGCGAAAAAGTTGAGACTGTCGAACACTCGCAGTTTATGACTGCCCTGGGTGCAGCAGTGTATGCCAAACAGAATGTGGCGGTTTTGGAAAACGAAAATATCACAGAACACAAAATACTTTAA
- the bcrD gene encoding benzoyl-CoA reductase subunit D, with the protein MENAVYTMGIDIGSNFIKLVLMNYSENPSILDKQTEKIRKRNPTQVADEMVQAMLTKHNLQYEDVAYLASTGEGDLVRKKRGHFYGMTTHARGANFLFPDARTVVDLGALYVRAIRIREDARVEDYKMTGQCASGSGQFLENISRYLGLSIEEVGEVSLEGEQPEVSSGICAVLAETDVINMVSRGITTPNIIKGIHLSIGSRIIKLLSSLKAESPIVLTGGMALNKGMIQAIDELLKEGSKKYVIHAHPDSIYAGAIGAALWGGYRDKKLKEKQAVAV; encoded by the coding sequence ATGGAAAACGCTGTATACACAATGGGAATTGATATCGGAAGCAATTTCATCAAACTCGTATTGATGAATTATTCCGAAAACCCTTCAATCCTTGATAAACAAACTGAAAAGATCCGTAAACGTAATCCCACACAGGTCGCGGATGAAATGGTTCAGGCAATGCTGACCAAACACAATTTACAGTATGAAGATGTTGCCTATCTCGCTTCGACAGGCGAGGGTGATCTTGTGCGTAAAAAACGGGGACATTTCTACGGCATGACGACCCATGCACGAGGAGCGAATTTTCTATTTCCGGATGCACGAACAGTCGTTGATCTGGGCGCTTTGTATGTTCGCGCGATCCGTATTCGCGAAGACGCGCGTGTGGAAGATTATAAAATGACCGGTCAGTGTGCGTCCGGCTCCGGACAATTCCTCGAAAATATTTCCCGTTACCTCGGTTTGTCTATTGAAGAAGTTGGAGAAGTCTCCCTTGAAGGGGAACAACCGGAAGTGAGTTCAGGGATCTGCGCCGTGCTGGCTGAAACAGATGTTATCAATATGGTATCACGCGGCATTACAACACCGAATATCATCAAAGGAATTCACCTTTCTATCGGCTCCCGAATCATCAAACTGCTGAGTTCCCTGAAAGCGGAATCCCCGATTGTGCTTACCGGAGGAATGGCGTTGAACAAAGGTATGATCCAGGCAATCGATGAACTGTTGAAGGAAGGCAGTAAGAAATATGTTATCCACGCGCATCCCGATTCGATTTACGCCGGCGCTATTGGTGCTGCTCTTTGGGGAGGCTACAGGGATAAAAAACTTAAAGAAAAACAAGCCGTGGCAGTATAA
- a CDS encoding 2-hydroxyacyl-CoA dehydratase, translated as MYEIRITQLLKKVMGDYFRSLENTDRKIAWCTSVGPAELLRSFGFEVYFPENHGALLGATRSATDLIPEAGKKGFSNHICSYTTSDIGSFLTGRTPLQSHYGLSGIPKPDLIVYNTNQCREVQDWFTFYADYFKCPIVGIHPPRYLDEVSRPEVALVVSQLKNIIPACELASGKKFDIDSFRQTLRLSREATVLWQKVLRTAKASPAPISFFDGTIHMGPIVVLRGTETARKYYETLLTELEGNVRDGVGILEKEKCRLFWEGMPNWGKNRMFSDLFIQNNASVVASTYCNSWIFDDFDENDPFESSAYAYTQIFINRSEKAKMKMLTAWLEEFSCDGIIYHDTKTCFNNSNAKFGLPQRLKDQTGIPYLVIEGDLCDLRFFSEGQSITKIETFVEQLESMKIKI; from the coding sequence ATGTACGAGATCCGGATTACACAATTGCTGAAAAAAGTAATGGGCGATTATTTTCGCTCACTGGAAAATACAGACCGTAAAATCGCCTGGTGTACAAGCGTAGGTCCTGCTGAGTTACTTCGATCCTTTGGTTTCGAAGTTTACTTTCCTGAAAATCACGGTGCATTACTCGGTGCAACACGATCGGCAACCGATCTGATTCCCGAAGCAGGGAAAAAGGGATTTTCAAATCACATTTGTTCCTATACCACCAGTGATATCGGTTCTTTCCTCACCGGCCGTACACCTCTGCAATCACATTACGGTTTGTCAGGAATTCCAAAACCTGACCTGATCGTTTACAATACAAACCAATGCCGGGAAGTTCAGGATTGGTTTACGTTTTACGCGGATTATTTTAAATGTCCGATTGTTGGAATTCATCCTCCCCGATACCTCGATGAAGTAAGCCGCCCCGAAGTTGCATTGGTTGTTAGCCAGCTTAAAAATATTATTCCTGCCTGTGAACTTGCTTCAGGTAAAAAATTTGACATTGATTCTTTCAGGCAAACATTGCGATTGAGCAGGGAAGCCACCGTTCTCTGGCAAAAAGTACTTCGAACAGCAAAAGCTTCACCTGCACCAATCAGTTTTTTCGATGGGACAATACACATGGGTCCCATCGTGGTCTTGCGCGGAACGGAAACCGCGAGAAAATATTACGAGACCTTATTGACAGAACTGGAAGGGAATGTTCGGGACGGGGTCGGGATTTTGGAAAAAGAAAAGTGCCGTTTATTCTGGGAAGGAATGCCAAACTGGGGAAAGAACAGGATGTTCTCTGATTTATTTATTCAGAACAATGCGAGTGTTGTTGCTTCAACGTATTGCAACAGCTGGATTTTCGATGACTTCGATGAAAACGATCCGTTTGAATCTTCCGCATATGCCTACACACAGATTTTTATCAATCGAAGTGAAAAAGCGAAAATGAAAATGCTCACAGCCTGGCTGGAAGAATTCTCCTGTGATGGAATCATTTATCACGATACAAAGACCTGTTTTAATAATTCGAACGCGAAATTTGGCTTGCCTCAGCGTCTGAAAGATCAAACCGGTATTCCATATCTCGTGATCGAAGGAGATTTATGCGACTTGCGTTTCTTCTCCGAAGGACAAAGCATTACAAAAATAGAGACGTTCGTTGAACAACTTGAATCCATGAAAATTAAAATCTGA
- a CDS encoding thiolase family protein: MGIIYDDIYLVNGARTAFGKYCGSLAMVSPTDLGIFAGRAALQKSTLKPGDIDQVIIANIGQSSTDAYFLPRHISLFTGIPMEIPSLMVQRICGSGFETIITGAEQITLGKANAVLCCGTENMSLAPTVCFGNRMGYPLGRPVFKDMLWEALDDTAAGYPMGYTAENVAKKYSITRFDVDAFAKLSSDRAIAARDRGFFKDEISPVASTVFEADGLKARKVSLPRSVTQFELDEHVRATTPEALAKLPPVFSEVGVLTAGNSSGMVDGAAAVTVANKHQIKISNLIPISRIVASASCGVDPKEMGLGPVPAIRLLLEMTGLKMTDIGLIEINEAFSAQFIGCERELNLDRNICNVNGGAIAIGHPLAATGARLSLTISREMNYRKVKYGIASACIGGGQGTAILFENCNL, from the coding sequence ATAGGAATTATCTACGATGATATTTATCTCGTGAATGGCGCTCGAACAGCTTTTGGAAAATACTGTGGTTCTCTGGCAATGGTTTCGCCAACTGATCTGGGAATTTTCGCGGGACGTGCCGCACTTCAGAAATCCACTTTAAAACCAGGAGATATTGACCAGGTCATTATCGCGAATATCGGACAAAGTTCTACCGATGCGTATTTCTTGCCACGGCACATCTCCCTTTTTACTGGGATTCCGATGGAAATCCCAAGCCTGATGGTTCAACGCATTTGTGGTTCTGGTTTTGAAACTATCATCACCGGTGCGGAACAAATCACTCTTGGAAAAGCGAATGCTGTTTTGTGTTGTGGTACTGAAAATATGTCCCTTGCTCCAACAGTTTGTTTTGGAAACCGCATGGGCTATCCCCTCGGCCGACCGGTATTCAAAGATATGTTATGGGAAGCTCTTGATGATACAGCAGCCGGTTATCCAATGGGCTACACTGCCGAAAATGTCGCGAAGAAATATAGTATCACTCGTTTTGATGTGGATGCATTCGCGAAGCTTTCATCAGACAGAGCAATCGCGGCACGTGATCGTGGCTTTTTTAAAGATGAAATTTCTCCGGTTGCTTCCACAGTATTTGAAGCAGACGGTTTGAAAGCACGAAAAGTTTCTTTGCCCAGAAGTGTAACCCAGTTTGAACTGGATGAACATGTACGTGCTACAACACCTGAGGCGTTAGCCAAATTGCCGCCGGTGTTTTCTGAAGTTGGCGTTTTGACCGCTGGAAATTCAAGCGGTATGGTCGATGGAGCTGCAGCTGTTACCGTGGCCAATAAACATCAGATCAAGATATCCAACCTGATTCCTATATCCAGGATTGTCGCTTCTGCAAGCTGTGGGGTTGATCCAAAAGAAATGGGTTTGGGTCCGGTTCCTGCTATCCGGCTTTTGTTGGAAATGACCGGATTGAAAATGACTGACATCGGCCTGATAGAAATCAATGAAGCTTTTTCCGCGCAGTTCATCGGCTGTGAAAGAGAGCTCAATCTCGACAGAAATATTTGTAATGTGAACGGTGGAGCCATCGCTATCGGGCATCCCCTGGCTGCAACAGGAGCTCGTTTGTCTTTGACAATTTCCCGTGAAATGAACTATCGTAAAGTGAAGTACGGAATCGCTTCCGCATGTATCGGAGGTGGACAGGGTACTGCTATATTATTTGAAAATTGTAATCTGTAG
- the had gene encoding 6-hydroxycyclohex-1-ene-1-carbonyl-CoA dehydrogenase, protein MSEQKLYQWKMTELSKEFSLSENSLPELGEGEALVKIAGCGVCHTDLSFWHQGVQTKHPLPLTLGHEISGVVVAGPEAWISKKVIIPAVLPCGECELCKRGRSNICRNQLMPGNDFDGGFASHIKVPARYLCEVPDAVLKKYSLEQLAVIADAVSTPYQVIKKAEIEKNDFAIVIGVGGVGIYAALLAKISGAKVLALDLSDEKLAIANENKIDAVLNIKGMDTKSIKERVKSIAKELKTSAYCWKIFEMSGTKAGQDLAFNLISFASTLSIVGFTMDKVEVRLSNLMAFDAKLVGTWGCKPELYPEVLQLVANGMLNITEFVQTFPMSKINEVFKNTLEHKYTKRSVMVPDFTN, encoded by the coding sequence ATGTCAGAACAGAAATTATATCAATGGAAAATGACAGAGTTGAGCAAAGAATTCAGCCTGTCTGAAAATTCCTTACCAGAATTAGGAGAGGGAGAAGCTCTTGTTAAAATTGCAGGATGTGGAGTCTGCCATACGGATCTTAGTTTTTGGCATCAGGGTGTGCAAACCAAACATCCGCTACCGCTCACTTTGGGTCATGAAATCAGCGGAGTAGTAGTAGCAGGCCCTGAAGCGTGGATATCAAAAAAAGTAATCATTCCGGCAGTTCTCCCATGCGGGGAATGCGAACTCTGCAAAAGAGGCAGAAGTAATATTTGCCGGAACCAATTAATGCCCGGTAATGATTTCGATGGTGGTTTTGCATCACACATTAAAGTGCCGGCCAGATATCTCTGCGAAGTTCCTGATGCTGTTTTGAAGAAATATTCCCTGGAACAACTGGCAGTTATCGCGGATGCGGTTTCTACTCCTTACCAGGTGATAAAAAAGGCGGAGATTGAAAAAAATGATTTTGCTATCGTAATTGGGGTTGGTGGAGTAGGTATTTACGCGGCCTTGCTCGCGAAAATCAGTGGCGCAAAAGTACTGGCCCTGGATCTCAGTGATGAAAAACTAGCCATAGCCAATGAGAATAAAATAGATGCCGTGCTCAATATTAAAGGAATGGATACAAAATCCATCAAAGAGCGGGTGAAATCTATTGCTAAGGAACTGAAAACTTCAGCCTATTGCTGGAAAATATTTGAAATGTCAGGAACTAAAGCCGGACAGGATCTTGCCTTCAATTTGATTTCATTCGCTTCCACCTTGTCGATCGTTGGTTTTACAATGGACAAAGTAGAAGTGAGACTGAGCAACCTGATGGCTTTTGACGCGAAACTTGTAGGCACCTGGGGTTGCAAACCGGAGCTTTATCCTGAAGTATTGCAACTTGTCGCAAACGGAATGTTGAATATCACCGAGTTCGTACAGACATTTCCAATGTCAAAAATCAATGAGGTTTTTAAAAATACACTCGAACACAAATACACCAAACGGTCGGTAATGGTTCCCGATTTCACCAATTAA
- the oah gene encoding 6-oxocyclohex-1-ene-1-carbonyl-CoA hydratase, translating to MKTLHSHNLVQTEFNEIIFEKRPCLDRSGASISGLYNAWIWLNNPKQFNSYTTAAVKEVILAFREASNDRSIVAVVFTAVGEKAFCTGGNTKEYAEYYSSNPQEYSQYMRLFNDMVTAILLCEKPVINRVNGMRIAGGQEIGMACDFTIAQDFARFGQAGPKHGSAPVGGATDFLHLYVGVERAMSSLTLCEQWTAHQAYQYGLITDLVPALKVDGKFIANPLVNTDKWMDEFGKIIYGTPKRGEALAKAKEIVAKGNMDLSLLDEGVNNLIAKLLYTFPNCTMKTVNAVRQKKLEHWDKNKEANREWLALNMMTEAKAGFRAFNEGPKENREVDFILLRQLLSEGQEWNDEMIRKISPQFQQIPG from the coding sequence ATGAAAACACTTCACAGTCACAATCTGGTTCAGACAGAATTTAATGAAATTATTTTTGAAAAACGCCCTTGTCTTGATAGAAGCGGTGCTTCAATAAGCGGACTTTATAATGCATGGATCTGGTTGAACAATCCAAAACAATTTAATTCATATACAACCGCGGCAGTGAAGGAAGTTATTCTCGCTTTTCGTGAAGCATCGAATGACCGGAGCATTGTCGCTGTAGTCTTTACCGCTGTTGGAGAAAAAGCATTCTGTACCGGAGGAAATACAAAGGAATATGCTGAATACTATTCTAGCAACCCTCAGGAATACAGTCAGTACATGCGATTGTTCAACGACATGGTCACGGCTATTTTGCTTTGCGAAAAACCTGTCATCAATCGTGTAAATGGAATGCGGATTGCCGGCGGTCAAGAAATTGGTATGGCCTGTGATTTTACCATCGCGCAGGATTTCGCTCGTTTTGGTCAGGCTGGGCCAAAACATGGAAGTGCTCCTGTAGGCGGAGCCACTGATTTTCTTCATTTGTATGTAGGTGTTGAAAGAGCGATGAGTTCTCTCACGCTCTGCGAACAGTGGACTGCACATCAGGCATATCAATATGGCTTGATCACGGATCTGGTGCCTGCTTTGAAAGTTGATGGAAAATTTATTGCTAATCCTCTTGTAAATACGGACAAATGGATGGATGAATTTGGAAAAATTATTTATGGAACTCCAAAGCGGGGAGAAGCGTTGGCAAAAGCAAAGGAAATTGTCGCAAAAGGTAACATGGATCTGTCATTGTTGGACGAAGGTGTCAATAACCTGATAGCGAAATTGCTTTACACATTCCCGAATTGTACGATGAAAACTGTGAACGCCGTGAGGCAGAAAAAACTGGAGCATTGGGACAAAAATAAAGAAGCCAACAGGGAATGGCTTGCTTTGAATATGATGACCGAAGCGAAAGCGGGATTTCGTGCTTTCAATGAAGGACCGAAAGAGAATCGTGAAGTAGACTTTATACTGCTGCGACAACTTTTGTCTGAAGGACAGGAATGGAACGACGAAATGATTCGGAAAATCTCGCCTCAGTTTCAGCAAATACCGGGTTGA
- a CDS encoding AMP-binding protein → MKELRSDKQLGTILPNIATLLDRNVKLYGERIALKEKRDGIYVGINWNELYRNVLNIAANLRRFGFHEGDKMIIYSPNRLEMLEMELAVMASGGVSVPIFAYFYKDTAELLINHSDAKFLSLAGELQLSRLSNSIHVNHIFVFDQVETQFFPNQHSFSELLVETGADPSILKLNAAPDDICLNMYTSGTMGVPKCVQLMHKNILSQQAALSLVWNIDQNDRFLSYLPWHHSFGGIFELFTALYNGATISLESGYGKDPKEILENWKLIQPTVFFSVPKVYQSLIDLTKHDKSAEDLFFHSQLKFIFTAAAALPKNLSDVFESRNIPVMEGWGLTETSPCCSLTDPKLKREAGVVGKPLPGVSLRLSDDGEIQVNGPNVMKCYYKNDEANKGIFTEDGWFCTGDIGEFTDNGLKLITRKDRIFKLSNGEKVVPSDLEKLIEMKCHYISFAMVVGSGQEYPVAILFPNKKLLDHPDYAHTPEGGCFCPRNMEELRKCLHSCLHDANCAIGQKFAQIRAAMIIDDELSLEKGTLTPSMKVAPRSVVTAYKSHLENLYGEDNPVEEEIYIIRLDQLKDTVGRIFAT, encoded by the coding sequence ATGAAAGAGCTCAGATCGGATAAACAATTGGGTACTATTCTTCCCAACATCGCAACATTGCTGGACCGAAATGTGAAATTATATGGGGAACGCATCGCGTTAAAAGAAAAACGCGATGGTATCTACGTGGGAATAAATTGGAATGAGCTGTATCGAAATGTTCTCAATATCGCTGCAAATCTGAGACGATTTGGTTTTCACGAGGGAGATAAGATGATCATCTATTCTCCAAACCGTTTGGAAATGCTCGAAATGGAACTTGCGGTGATGGCTTCCGGCGGAGTGAGCGTTCCTATTTTCGCTTATTTTTACAAAGATACAGCCGAATTACTGATCAATCATTCGGATGCAAAATTTCTGTCTCTCGCAGGAGAATTACAGCTGAGCAGATTGAGCAACTCTATTCATGTTAATCATATTTTTGTTTTTGACCAAGTTGAAACACAGTTCTTCCCGAATCAACATTCTTTTTCTGAATTGTTAGTTGAAACAGGTGCCGACCCATCCATCTTGAAGCTGAATGCGGCTCCCGATGATATTTGCCTGAACATGTATACCTCCGGAACAATGGGTGTTCCGAAATGTGTTCAACTGATGCATAAAAATATTTTATCGCAACAGGCTGCTTTGTCACTGGTCTGGAACATCGATCAAAATGACCGCTTCCTTTCTTATCTGCCCTGGCATCACAGTTTCGGAGGAATTTTTGAATTGTTCACCGCTTTGTACAACGGTGCCACCATTTCTCTCGAATCGGGCTATGGAAAAGATCCAAAAGAAATTCTTGAGAACTGGAAATTGATCCAGCCAACTGTATTTTTCAGTGTGCCAAAAGTGTATCAGTCGTTGATCGATCTCACTAAACACGACAAATCCGCGGAGGACCTTTTCTTTCATTCCCAACTGAAATTTATTTTCACCGCTGCCGCTGCATTACCCAAAAACTTGTCCGATGTGTTCGAAAGCCGGAACATTCCGGTAATGGAAGGCTGGGGCCTGACAGAAACTTCTCCTTGTTGTTCTCTCACAGATCCAAAGTTGAAAAGGGAAGCAGGCGTTGTAGGAAAACCATTGCCTGGAGTTAGCTTACGTCTTAGTGATGATGGTGAAATTCAGGTCAACGGTCCCAACGTAATGAAGTGTTATTATAAAAATGATGAGGCGAACAAAGGGATTTTTACTGAAGATGGCTGGTTCTGTACCGGAGATATCGGAGAATTCACGGACAATGGTCTTAAACTCATCACTCGTAAGGACAGGATTTTCAAATTGTCAAACGGGGAAAAGGTAGTCCCTTCGGATTTGGAAAAATTGATTGAGATGAAATGTCATTACATCTCTTTCGCCATGGTTGTAGGAAGCGGGCAGGAATATCCTGTCGCGATTTTGTTTCCGAATAAGAAATTACTTGATCACCCTGATTACGCGCACACTCCTGAAGGCGGATGTTTTTGTCCGCGAAATATGGAGGAACTGCGTAAATGTCTGCACAGTTGTTTACATGACGCCAATTGTGCCATCGGACAAAAATTCGCGCAGATTCGTGCGGCAATGATTATCGATGATGAACTTTCTCTCGAGAAAGGAACACTCACACCTTCGATGAAGGTCGCGCCCAGAAGCGTAGTCACAGCATACAAATCACATCTTGAAAATCTCTACGGAGAAGACAATCCTGTAGAGGAAGAAATTTACATCATCCGACTGGATCAACTCAAAGATACGGTTGGACGCATATTCGCCACCTGA